In Myxocyprinus asiaticus isolate MX2 ecotype Aquarium Trade chromosome 32, UBuf_Myxa_2, whole genome shotgun sequence, one genomic interval encodes:
- the LOC127423025 gene encoding protein MTO1 homolog, mitochondrial-like — protein sequence MLASAFSEIFAPYIEFSERLKVEALYHPHSEKQRREMERKQAEESLCLPQDIDYLTLPVSLSQEVREMLDKARPNTLGADTHLPGITPAANVHLLNYVHKDKHRNYGAGKDVSCFG from the exons ATGTTGGCTTCTGCTTTCTCAGAGATCTTTGCTCCATATATAGAGTTTTCAGAGAGGCTGAAAGTTGAAG CTCTGTATCATCCGCACAGTGAGaagcagaggagagagatggagagaaagcAGGCAGAGGAGAGTCTGTGTCTGCCACAGGACATCGACTATCTCACTCTGCCTGTGTCCCTCTCACAGGAGGTCCGAGAGATGCTGGACAAAGCTCGGCCAAACACA TTGGGAGCAGACACCCATCTGCCAGGCATCACCCCAGCAGCCAACGTTCATCTGCTCAACTATGTGCACAAAGACAAACACAGGAATTATGGGGCAGGAAAAGACGTCAGTTGCTTTGGATGA